A stretch of the Polynucleobacter tropicus genome encodes the following:
- the glcF gene encoding glycolate oxidase subunit GlcF — protein MQTQLAPQFANTPEGIEAARILGKCVHCGFCTATCPTYQLLGDELDGPRGRIYLIKQIAEGQAPTEKTRLHLDRCLTCRNCESTCPSGVQYGNLVDIGRKWAEENTPARPIGERLTRWALKEGLTKPTLFNSAMTLGRLVRPFMPSGIKRKIPLVKNKALDPQINPFARPNAHHTRKMLILEGCVQPGMLPNINSAAARVLDALKIQLVSAPSATCCGALRYHLNDQAGGLDNVKQNIDAWWPMVESGVEAIIMTASGCGVMVKDYGHLLANDPAYAAKAKKISEITKDISEVMASLQNELVALIGTDQKPGVVYHPPCTLQHGQQIRGKVEGLLGSLGIGVRLCNDSHLCCGSAGTYSVTQPELSEQLRKNKLKNLTVACEESGADVIVSGNIGCITHLQQDEKPVLHWIEIVDQLISQQARSK, from the coding sequence ATGCAAACTCAACTAGCCCCCCAATTTGCCAATACACCCGAAGGTATTGAAGCCGCGCGCATCTTAGGCAAATGTGTTCATTGCGGCTTTTGTACCGCCACCTGCCCAACTTATCAGTTGCTCGGCGATGAATTAGATGGCCCACGTGGCCGCATCTACTTAATTAAACAGATTGCAGAAGGACAGGCGCCAACTGAAAAGACACGCTTGCACTTAGACCGCTGCTTAACTTGCCGCAATTGCGAAAGCACTTGCCCAAGCGGAGTTCAATACGGCAATCTAGTTGATATCGGACGCAAGTGGGCAGAAGAAAACACGCCTGCACGCCCAATTGGCGAACGCCTTACTCGCTGGGCTCTCAAAGAGGGTCTTACAAAACCAACTTTATTTAATTCAGCGATGACTTTAGGTCGCTTGGTTCGACCATTTATGCCAAGCGGCATTAAACGTAAGATTCCGCTGGTTAAAAATAAGGCGCTGGATCCGCAGATCAACCCTTTCGCCAGACCTAATGCACACCATACTCGTAAGATGCTCATTCTTGAGGGTTGCGTTCAGCCTGGCATGCTTCCCAATATCAATTCTGCTGCCGCGAGAGTGCTAGACGCACTCAAAATCCAACTTGTCAGCGCCCCGAGTGCTACCTGCTGTGGCGCACTTCGTTATCACCTTAATGATCAAGCGGGTGGTCTAGATAACGTTAAACAAAATATTGATGCTTGGTGGCCGATGGTGGAAAGTGGCGTTGAGGCCATCATCATGACAGCCTCTGGTTGTGGCGTCATGGTAAAAGACTACGGACATTTATTGGCCAATGACCCTGCTTATGCCGCTAAGGCCAAGAAAATTTCAGAGATCACAAAAGATATTTCCGAAGTCATGGCGAGCTTACAAAATGAACTTGTCGCATTAATCGGCACCGATCAAAAGCCAGGAGTGGTGTATCACCCACCTTGCACCTTGCAGCATGGCCAACAAATTCGAGGCAAGGTTGAAGGCCTGCTTGGTAGCTTAGGCATTGGCGTTCGCCTATGCAATGACAGTCATCTCTGCTGTGGCTCTGCTGGCACTTACTCAGTGACTCAGCCTGAACTTTCTGAACAATTGCGCAAAAATAAATTAAAGAATTTGACGGTCGCCTGCGAAGAGTCCGGTGCAGATGTCATTGTTTCCGGAAACATTGGCTGCATCACCCATCTACAGCAGGACGAAAAGCCTGTTTTGCATTGGATCGAGATCGTTGATCAACTCATTAGCCAGCAAGCACGGAGCAAATGA
- the ubiA gene encoding 4-hydroxybenzoate octaprenyltransferase produces MSFLERLQAYAYLIRLDKPIGTLLLLWPTLWALWLASSGIPDLNILFIFVVGTFLMRSAGCAMNDYADRDFDRHVQRTKDRPVTSGKISGKEAVAVALALALIAFLLIQPLNAFTKQLSVLALLVAFIYPFTKRFFAMPQAVLGIAFGFGIPMAYAAVLDFIPLEAWVLFVGNIFWAIAYDTAYAMVDREDDLRLGLRTSAITFGKHDVAAIGICYGILLITQLWVAQLADLSNYFLVGWFMALACAIYHMQLVSTRKREECFLAFRHNNWLGGFLFLGIVLGLSIN; encoded by the coding sequence ATGTCTTTTCTTGAACGACTACAAGCCTATGCCTATCTAATCCGCTTGGATAAGCCAATTGGCACCCTTTTGTTATTGTGGCCAACCCTTTGGGCTCTATGGCTAGCTAGCTCAGGAATACCTGACCTCAATATCCTGTTTATTTTTGTAGTCGGTACTTTTTTGATGCGTAGCGCTGGTTGCGCTATGAATGATTATGCAGATCGTGACTTTGATCGCCACGTGCAAAGAACCAAAGATCGCCCAGTAACGAGTGGAAAGATTTCAGGAAAAGAAGCTGTGGCCGTTGCCCTTGCCTTGGCATTGATTGCATTTTTATTAATTCAACCCCTCAATGCTTTTACTAAGCAACTCTCTGTACTTGCGTTGCTGGTTGCTTTTATTTACCCATTTACGAAACGCTTTTTTGCAATGCCCCAAGCGGTTCTTGGTATTGCTTTTGGATTTGGCATCCCTATGGCGTATGCCGCCGTCTTGGACTTTATTCCTTTAGAAGCATGGGTTTTGTTTGTGGGGAATATTTTTTGGGCGATTGCCTATGACACCGCCTATGCCATGGTGGACCGAGAAGATGATCTCCGTCTAGGATTGCGCACTTCAGCGATTACATTTGGAAAGCACGATGTTGCCGCAATCGGTATTTGTTATGGCATCTTGTTAATTACCCAGTTGTGGGTTGCGCAATTAGCAGATTTGAGTAATTACTTTTTAGTGGGTTGGTTTATGGCTCTAGCTTGCGCCATTTATCACATGCAACTGGTTTCAACCCGAAAGCGCGAGGAGTGTTTCCTCGCTTTTCGTCATAACAATTGGTTGGGCGGATTTTTATTTCTGGGCATTGTGCTCGGCTTGAGCATCAATTAG
- the glcE gene encoding glycolate oxidase subunit GlcE encodes MTNSNAHKVAIDAFREQILNAAKSKTPLSIEGGGTKSWYGNPNQYAKLNTGTYSGVLEYQPEELVITACAGTPLKEIEAALKEKNQVLAFEPPHFGEQATFGGAIAAGLAGPGRISVGNFRDFVLGARILDGKGQDLSFGGKVMKNVAGYDVSRLLPGSMGTLSLLLEASVKVLPKPAATATLRCRISQDKALKILNEWAGQPLPLSASCWIGNANGDGELTIRLAGAAAAVKSATPLMSAQVNAQIVSPDEAEDFWDQLREQSLSPFTSLGADQTLYRLALPSACGPLNIPGAENDVVLEWHGQQRWIKAPGDQATFDSIKKLANSHGGHATRFKQGSNINPAFERFTLLSEQAHSKALEAVQARLRSAFDPAGVFATKRLP; translated from the coding sequence ATGACTAACTCCAATGCACATAAGGTAGCGATTGACGCATTTCGCGAACAGATTCTGAATGCCGCCAAGAGCAAGACACCTCTCTCCATCGAGGGCGGTGGCACCAAATCTTGGTATGGCAATCCAAATCAATACGCGAAATTAAATACAGGCACCTACTCTGGAGTTTTGGAATACCAACCAGAAGAATTAGTTATTACCGCCTGCGCCGGCACCCCACTCAAAGAAATTGAAGCGGCCCTAAAAGAAAAAAATCAAGTGCTTGCTTTTGAACCACCTCATTTTGGCGAACAGGCAACTTTTGGTGGCGCAATCGCTGCAGGACTTGCTGGTCCAGGACGCATCAGCGTAGGCAATTTTCGTGACTTTGTTTTAGGCGCACGCATTCTCGATGGCAAAGGACAGGACTTATCCTTTGGCGGAAAGGTCATGAAAAACGTGGCTGGGTATGATGTCTCTCGTCTGCTACCTGGCTCCATGGGAACACTCTCATTATTACTTGAGGCATCAGTCAAAGTGTTGCCAAAGCCAGCTGCAACAGCAACGCTACGCTGTCGCATTAGCCAAGACAAAGCGCTAAAAATTCTGAATGAATGGGCAGGTCAACCACTTCCACTCTCTGCAAGCTGCTGGATTGGAAATGCTAATGGCGATGGTGAGTTAACAATTCGCTTAGCAGGTGCGGCAGCGGCAGTTAAGTCGGCTACCCCCCTCATGAGTGCTCAGGTTAATGCGCAAATCGTTTCACCAGATGAGGCTGAAGACTTTTGGGATCAGTTACGCGAACAGAGCCTCTCACCTTTCACTAGCCTCGGCGCTGATCAAACTCTATATCGCTTAGCTCTACCATCCGCCTGTGGTCCGTTAAACATTCCTGGAGCAGAAAATGATGTTGTTCTGGAATGGCATGGGCAACAACGCTGGATCAAAGCCCCTGGCGATCAAGCGACTTTTGACTCCATCAAAAAATTAGCAAATAGTCATGGTGGGCATGCGACCCGCTTTAAGCAAGGCTCCAATATCAATCCTGCATTTGAGCGCTTTACCCTATTAAGCGAGCAAGCCCACTCCAAAGCCCTTGAAGCAGTTCAAGCGCGCCTAAGATCTGCATTCGATCCTGCCGGCGTATTCGCGACTAAACGCCTTCCATAA
- a CDS encoding YggS family pyridoxal phosphate-dependent enzyme: MNSIVVNLTQVKERIELAALAAKREPEEIELLAVSKTFPASAIEEAMHAGQSAFGENYVQEAVEKITQLEKLRPWLVWHFIGPLQSNKTRDVAEHFDWIHSVDRLKIAERLSTQRGEFPSLPELQVCIQVNVSEEESKSGVSLSNALELCDAVSKLPNIVLRGLMAIPEPTSDPLKQRQAFAAVRDCFKQIQSSRLVDPDYQFFDTLSMGMSDDLEAAIAEGSTMVRIGTAIFGKRDKITK, encoded by the coding sequence ATGAACTCAATCGTTGTCAATCTGACTCAGGTTAAGGAGCGCATTGAGCTTGCAGCTTTAGCAGCAAAACGCGAACCCGAAGAGATTGAGCTGCTAGCGGTCAGCAAGACATTTCCTGCTAGCGCGATTGAGGAAGCTATGCACGCAGGCCAATCGGCTTTCGGTGAAAACTACGTACAAGAAGCAGTTGAAAAGATTACTCAGCTTGAAAAACTACGCCCTTGGTTGGTGTGGCACTTCATCGGCCCACTTCAAAGCAATAAAACCCGTGATGTTGCCGAGCATTTCGACTGGATTCATAGCGTTGACCGACTGAAGATTGCTGAGCGCCTCTCGACTCAGCGAGGTGAGTTTCCAAGCTTGCCAGAACTACAAGTCTGCATACAAGTCAACGTTAGCGAAGAAGAAAGCAAAAGTGGCGTATCGCTCTCAAATGCTTTAGAGCTCTGTGATGCCGTGAGCAAACTTCCGAATATCGTTCTTCGTGGTCTTATGGCGATTCCGGAGCCAACTTCAGACCCACTAAAGCAGCGCCAAGCGTTTGCGGCAGTGCGTGACTGCTTTAAGCAAATTCAATCAAGTCGATTAGTCGATCCAGATTACCAATTCTTCGACACCCTATCCATGGGCATGTCAGACGACCTTGAGGCCGCCATTGCGGAAGGAAGTACGATGGTTCGAATAGGAACCGCTATTTTTGGGAAGCGCGATAAGATTACAAAATGA
- a CDS encoding FAD-linked oxidase C-terminal domain-containing protein, producing MNVMNMVTPPPDLAAISALQSKLVSALRPVLPEHALLWEPEDTIPYECDGLAAYRRMPLAVALPETEEQVAQILKICFAMEIPVVPRGSGTGLSGGAMPLSQGLVLSLAKLKKILSIDPFTRTAVVQPGVRNLAISEAVSHLGLYYAPDPSSQIACSIGGNVNENSGGVHCLKYGLTLHNVLRIRGVLMNGEIVEFGSLAPDSPGLDLLAIMMGSEGMLAVVTEVTVKLVAKPKLARVIMASFDDIEKGGNAVAAIIAAGIIPAGLEMMDKATTRAVEEFVHAGYDLDAEAILLCESDGTPEEVAEEIERMTQVLEKSGASGIQISKDEAERLKFWSGRKNAFPAAGRLAPDYYCMDGTIPRRHIATLLKRIQGMETKYGLGCLNVFHAGDGNMHPLILFNGADQDEWHRAEEFGTEILEACVELGGTITGEHGVGIEKINSMCVQFGEGERESFWGVKAAFDPEKLLNPDKAIPTLNRCAEYGRMHISNGKLPHPELERF from the coding sequence ATGAATGTCATGAATATGGTGACCCCGCCCCCCGATTTGGCCGCAATTAGCGCCCTTCAATCCAAACTGGTTTCGGCCTTGCGCCCTGTTCTTCCCGAACATGCCCTACTTTGGGAGCCCGAAGACACAATTCCCTATGAATGCGATGGTTTGGCAGCCTATCGCCGCATGCCATTAGCGGTTGCCCTTCCTGAGACCGAAGAGCAAGTAGCTCAAATTTTAAAGATTTGCTTTGCCATGGAAATTCCAGTTGTACCGCGCGGATCTGGCACAGGACTTTCTGGTGGCGCCATGCCACTCTCCCAAGGCTTGGTTCTATCACTAGCCAAGCTGAAGAAAATTTTAAGCATTGATCCATTCACTCGCACTGCGGTTGTCCAACCAGGCGTACGCAATCTTGCTATTTCTGAAGCAGTAAGTCATCTAGGTTTGTACTACGCACCAGATCCATCATCACAAATTGCATGTTCCATTGGCGGCAATGTGAATGAAAATTCTGGTGGTGTTCATTGCCTCAAGTATGGCCTCACACTACATAACGTCTTACGCATTCGTGGTGTTCTTATGAATGGTGAGATTGTCGAATTTGGAAGTCTGGCGCCAGATTCTCCAGGCCTTGATTTGCTTGCCATCATGATGGGTAGCGAAGGCATGCTCGCAGTAGTTACCGAAGTCACCGTAAAGCTCGTTGCTAAACCTAAATTAGCAAGAGTGATCATGGCGAGCTTTGATGACATTGAAAAAGGCGGCAATGCAGTTGCAGCCATCATCGCTGCGGGCATTATTCCTGCCGGCCTAGAAATGATGGATAAAGCCACAACCCGCGCCGTAGAAGAGTTCGTACATGCGGGCTATGACTTGGATGCGGAAGCGATTTTGCTGTGTGAGTCTGACGGCACACCCGAAGAAGTCGCCGAAGAAATTGAACGCATGACTCAAGTTCTAGAAAAGTCTGGCGCAAGTGGTATTCAGATCTCTAAAGATGAAGCTGAGCGTCTCAAGTTTTGGAGTGGTCGTAAAAATGCGTTCCCTGCTGCAGGTCGTTTAGCGCCTGATTACTACTGCATGGATGGGACTATTCCTCGTCGTCACATTGCTACTCTGCTCAAACGCATTCAGGGCATGGAAACCAAGTATGGTCTTGGCTGCTTGAACGTATTTCATGCGGGTGATGGCAATATGCATCCACTTATTTTGTTTAACGGCGCCGACCAGGATGAATGGCATCGCGCGGAAGAGTTCGGTACAGAGATTCTTGAAGCCTGCGTTGAACTTGGCGGAACCATTACTGGCGAACATGGTGTTGGAATTGAAAAAATTAATTCCATGTGCGTTCAATTTGGTGAAGGAGAACGCGAATCCTTCTGGGGTGTAAAGGCCGCTTTTGACCCAGAGAAATTACTGAACCCCGATAAAGCCATCCCCACTCTCAACCGCTGCGCTGAGTATGGACGTATGCATATTAGCAATGGCAAATTACCCCATCCAGAATTGGAGCGCTTCTAA
- the proC gene encoding pyrroline-5-carboxylate reductase — translation MSQQNTNQNNNNAHITFIGGGNMGRALISGLLANGFEPNQISVVEANATTALKLYEDFGVQGIGALEQIAFDFTKNNVVVMAIKPQDFNVVAKELASKLKHASAPGPLILSIAAGIRLKDMSRWLDHTRCVRAMPNTPALIGKGITGLFADVAVNASDRTLAQTICTAVGQTVWVSDEKLMDAVTAVSGSGPAYVFAFLEAMQSAGEKLGLDAKTARQLAYATLEGATQLAHNSDEHAGVLRERVTSKGGTTAAALDVMKQHGWHEILEKAIDAASQRGKTMGDELGQH, via the coding sequence ATGAGTCAACAAAATACCAATCAAAACAACAACAACGCACACATCACCTTTATTGGTGGCGGGAATATGGGTCGTGCCTTAATTAGCGGCTTATTGGCGAATGGATTTGAACCCAATCAAATTTCTGTAGTGGAAGCGAATGCAACTACCGCCCTCAAGCTTTATGAAGATTTTGGTGTTCAAGGCATTGGCGCACTCGAGCAAATTGCGTTTGACTTCACCAAGAATAACGTAGTGGTAATGGCAATCAAACCGCAAGACTTTAATGTTGTTGCTAAAGAACTTGCATCCAAACTCAAACACGCTAGTGCGCCAGGTCCATTGATCTTAAGTATCGCTGCTGGCATTCGACTCAAGGATATGAGTCGCTGGCTAGATCACACACGTTGCGTGCGAGCCATGCCAAATACACCTGCCTTGATCGGCAAAGGCATTACTGGATTATTCGCTGATGTAGCCGTCAATGCATCAGATCGCACTCTTGCGCAAACCATTTGTACAGCAGTAGGTCAAACGGTTTGGGTATCCGATGAAAAACTGATGGATGCCGTAACTGCAGTCTCTGGCAGCGGCCCTGCTTATGTTTTCGCTTTCTTAGAAGCAATGCAATCTGCTGGTGAAAAGTTAGGCTTGGATGCTAAGACGGCTCGTCAATTAGCCTATGCCACGCTAGAAGGAGCTACTCAGCTAGCTCATAACTCTGATGAACATGCAGGGGTTTTACGCGAGCGCGTTACTTCCAAAGGCGGCACTACCGCTGCAGCTCTAGATGTTATGAAACAACATGGCTGGCATGAAATCTTAGAAAAAGCGATTGATGCGGCTAGTCAACGCGGCAAAACGATGGGTGATGAACTAGGGCAGCACTAA